One Limimonas halophila genomic window carries:
- the argS gene encoding arginine--tRNA ligase, with amino-acid sequence MNLYTTFRDRVCQEIAALAEAGELPADLPTENVKVEPPRDPAHGDIATNAALVLAKPAGMKPRDIGELLAARLGALAEVAEAGVAGPGFVNMRLAHGFWHDMLARVLRAGAGWGTSDMGWGRTVNVEYVSANPTGPLTVGHARGAVVGDATASLLEAAGYTVTREYYINDGGAQVDTLARSAYLRYREALGEAIAEIPAGLYPGQYLCAVGEALAERDGDKWLNAPESEWLPVVRQFAIDHLMAWIREDLAALGVRQDRFTSERALVENGAVDAVLETLDQRGLIYEGTLPAPKGKTPEDWEPTPQTLFRASDYGDDQDRPLKKSDGSWTYFAVDIAYHLDKYRRGHGTLVDVLGEDHGGHVTRMKAAVRAVTNDEARFHILLCRVVKLLRGGEPVKMSKRAGTFVTLREILDEVGKDVIRFTMLTRKNDAALDFDLEKVVEQSKDNPVFYVQYAHARCHSVLGHAERELADVALDGASLAEVELHRLRQPEEIELIRFLAGWPRLIEGAAETYEPHRVAFYLHDLAAAFHGFWTKGKDDATLRFLQPDDMELTRARLALVRGVQQVIASGLEIMGVTPVTELR; translated from the coding sequence ATGAACCTCTACACAACCTTCCGCGACCGGGTGTGTCAGGAGATCGCCGCGCTGGCCGAAGCGGGCGAGCTGCCGGCCGATCTCCCCACCGAGAACGTCAAGGTGGAGCCGCCGCGCGATCCCGCGCACGGCGACATCGCCACGAATGCCGCCCTCGTGCTCGCCAAGCCGGCCGGGATGAAGCCGCGCGACATCGGCGAGCTGCTGGCCGCGCGCCTGGGCGCCCTGGCCGAGGTGGCCGAGGCCGGGGTCGCCGGGCCGGGCTTCGTGAACATGCGCCTGGCCCACGGTTTCTGGCACGACATGCTCGCGCGCGTGCTGCGCGCCGGCGCCGGCTGGGGCACCAGCGACATGGGCTGGGGCCGGACGGTCAACGTCGAATACGTCTCGGCCAACCCGACCGGCCCCCTCACGGTCGGCCACGCTCGCGGCGCCGTGGTCGGGGACGCCACCGCGAGCCTGCTGGAAGCCGCCGGCTACACCGTCACGCGCGAGTATTACATCAACGACGGGGGCGCGCAGGTCGATACGCTGGCGCGCTCCGCCTATCTGCGCTACCGCGAAGCGCTGGGCGAGGCGATCGCGGAGATCCCCGCCGGCCTTTATCCGGGGCAGTACCTCTGCGCGGTCGGCGAGGCGTTGGCCGAGCGCGACGGCGACAAGTGGCTGAATGCGCCGGAGTCCGAGTGGCTGCCGGTCGTGCGGCAGTTCGCCATCGACCACCTCATGGCCTGGATCCGCGAGGATCTGGCCGCGCTGGGCGTGCGGCAGGATCGCTTCACCTCCGAGCGCGCGCTGGTCGAGAACGGCGCCGTGGATGCGGTGCTGGAAACGCTCGACCAACGCGGCTTGATCTACGAGGGCACGCTGCCCGCGCCCAAGGGCAAGACGCCGGAGGACTGGGAACCCACGCCGCAGACGCTGTTCCGCGCCAGCGACTACGGCGACGACCAGGACCGGCCGCTGAAGAAGAGCGACGGCTCCTGGACCTACTTCGCCGTCGACATCGCCTACCACCTGGACAAGTACCGGCGCGGCCACGGCACGCTGGTCGACGTGCTGGGCGAGGACCACGGCGGCCACGTCACCCGCATGAAGGCGGCCGTGCGCGCGGTCACCAACGACGAGGCGCGCTTCCACATCCTGCTGTGCCGCGTCGTCAAGCTGCTGCGCGGCGGCGAGCCGGTGAAGATGTCCAAGCGCGCCGGCACCTTCGTCACGCTGCGCGAGATCCTCGACGAGGTGGGCAAGGACGTGATCCGCTTCACGATGCTTACCCGCAAGAACGACGCGGCGCTGGACTTCGACCTGGAAAAGGTCGTGGAGCAGAGCAAGGACAACCCCGTCTTCTACGTGCAGTACGCCCACGCCCGCTGCCATTCCGTGCTGGGCCACGCCGAGCGTGAGCTGGCCGACGTCGCGCTCGACGGAGCCTCATTGGCGGAGGTGGAGCTGCACCGCCTGCGCCAGCCGGAAGAGATCGAGCTGATCCGCTTCCTGGCGGGCTGGCCGCGGCTCATCGAGGGGGCGGCGGAAACCTACGAGCCGCACCGCGTGGCCTTCTACCTGCACGATCTGGCGGCCGCCTTCCACGGCTTTTGGACCAAGGGCAAGGACGACGCCACGCTGCGCTTCCTGCAACCGGATGACATGGAGTTGACGCGCGCCCGGTTGGCGCTGGTGCGCGGCGTGCAGCAGGTCATCGCGTCCGGGCTCGAGATCATGGGCGTGACCCCGGTGACGGAGCTGCGGTAA
- a CDS encoding SPOR domain-containing protein, protein MPADTPPPDRDRRDLRVIEPAAGEPAEPHAAFEHRERGAPVLKAAVVVILVGGSAGVIGYAYLNSGGPGGHLQHAGAPVVRPPDGPIKVRPEDPGGATVPYQDTLLLNRNGGEEVLEAAPEPQRPAVDWAAVAADAGTAPAADDAAEAAGAPPTPDRKPGGLGRDAPEESADTATAAQTPETATDRTGGAFAVQVAALREKAEARAVWQRVRDAHPEVLGELRLLLQRADLEDRGVFWRVRGGPFASRGAAESVCSRLKADGQGCFVVERR, encoded by the coding sequence ATGCCCGCGGACACGCCGCCGCCCGATCGGGACCGGCGCGATCTGCGTGTCATCGAGCCCGCGGCGGGCGAGCCCGCCGAACCCCACGCCGCGTTCGAGCACCGCGAGCGCGGCGCCCCGGTCCTCAAGGCGGCGGTGGTCGTCATTCTGGTCGGCGGCAGTGCCGGCGTGATCGGCTACGCCTATCTCAACAGCGGCGGGCCCGGCGGGCATCTGCAGCACGCCGGGGCGCCGGTCGTGCGCCCCCCGGACGGGCCGATCAAGGTGCGCCCGGAAGACCCCGGCGGCGCCACCGTTCCCTACCAGGACACCCTGCTGCTTAACCGGAACGGCGGCGAGGAAGTGCTGGAGGCAGCACCGGAGCCACAGCGACCGGCCGTCGACTGGGCGGCCGTGGCGGCGGACGCCGGGACGGCCCCAGCGGCGGACGATGCTGCGGAGGCGGCCGGCGCACCGCCGACGCCCGATCGCAAACCGGGCGGCCTTGGCCGCGACGCCCCCGAGGAATCCGCCGACACCGCGACGGCCGCGCAAACCCCGGAGACGGCAACGGACCGCACCGGCGGCGCCTTCGCCGTCCAGGTGGCGGCCTTGCGCGAGAAGGCGGAGGCCCGCGCCGTCTGGCAACGCGTGCGGGACGCGCACCCCGAGGTCCTGGGCGAGCTGCGGCTGCTGCTTCAGCGCGCCGACCTGGAAGACCGCGGCGTCTTCTGGCGCGTTCGCGGCGGCCCCTTCGCCAGCCGGGGCGCCGCCGAGTCGGTCTGTTCGCGATTGAAGGCCGACGGGCAGGGCTGCTTCGTCGTGGAGCGGCGCTGA
- the nagZ gene encoding beta-N-acetylhexosaminidase, with amino-acid sequence MAPRAAIVGCAGTALTPEERALFAETDPAGFILFRRNCEHPEQVRALVDALRDSVGRADAPVLIDQEGGRVARLTQPHWTVPPAAARFGALAAFDPAAARRAAWLNGRVIGADLIGLGITVNTLPVLDCPAPDADPVIGDRAFAREPEVVTALGRATAAGLLAAGVAPVMKHIPGHGRARVDSHHALPRIPADLAALAAADFEPFRRLNELPWAMTAHAVFDAVDPERPTTTSAAAIGGAIRERIGFDGVLVSDDLGMAALAGDLGARAGAALAAGCDLVLHCSGHPDEVRQVLAACDGISGRTQTRLHAAESHRRAQADRGAFDIEAARRELDALLTTM; translated from the coding sequence ATGGCGCCCCGGGCCGCCATCGTCGGCTGCGCCGGGACCGCGCTCACGCCCGAGGAACGGGCGCTCTTCGCCGAAACCGACCCGGCCGGCTTCATCCTCTTCCGCCGCAACTGCGAGCACCCGGAGCAGGTCCGCGCGCTCGTGGACGCGCTGCGCGACAGCGTCGGCCGCGCCGACGCGCCGGTGCTGATCGACCAGGAGGGCGGCCGGGTCGCCCGCCTGACGCAGCCGCACTGGACCGTGCCGCCGGCCGCCGCGCGATTCGGCGCGCTGGCGGCTTTCGATCCGGCCGCGGCCCGCCGCGCGGCGTGGCTGAACGGCCGCGTGATCGGCGCGGATCTGATCGGCCTCGGGATCACGGTGAACACCCTGCCGGTGCTGGATTGCCCGGCGCCGGACGCCGATCCGGTCATCGGCGACCGCGCCTTCGCCCGCGAGCCCGAGGTCGTGACGGCCCTCGGCCGCGCCACGGCGGCGGGACTCCTGGCGGCCGGCGTCGCCCCGGTGATGAAGCACATCCCCGGCCACGGCCGGGCGCGGGTGGACAGCCACCACGCGCTCCCGCGGATTCCCGCGGACCTCGCCGCGCTGGCGGCCGCGGATTTCGAGCCGTTCCGCCGGCTCAACGAGCTGCCGTGGGCGATGACGGCGCACGCGGTCTTCGACGCCGTCGACCCGGAGCGGCCCACCACGACCTCCGCGGCCGCCATTGGCGGCGCGATCCGCGAGCGCATCGGGTTCGACGGCGTGCTCGTCTCCGACGACCTGGGCATGGCCGCGCTGGCCGGCGACCTGGGGGCGCGCGCCGGGGCGGCCCTGGCCGCGGGCTGCGATCTCGTGCTTCACTGTAGCGGTCATCCGGATGAGGTGCGGCAGGTGCTGGCCGCGTGCGACGGGATCAGCGGGCGGACGCAAACCCGTTTGCACGCCGCAGAATCGCACAGGCGCGCACAGGCGGACAGGGGCGCTTTCGATATCGAGGCTGCCCGGCGCGAACTGGACGCGCTTCTGACCACGATGTGA
- a CDS encoding segregation and condensation protein A yields the protein MADGELFEEDSRDGEAGDGQLVLELDGFEGPIDVLLHLARKQKVDITRISVLALANQYLAFVQDARRRRLDLAGDYLVMAAWLILLKARLLAPQRAAETTEDDEGDGEEMAEALRFQLRRLQAMRQAGEALLGRPQLGQQMFPRGEPSTEEPDVSVTYSCSLTELLRAYARQLQRREAGAPLRVDPTNLYAVETARQHLEAVLARLHTWQALETILPPAAESRVAQRSAVASTMAASLELAREGRLDVRQDAPFERVYVRPLTRSATGEAA from the coding sequence ATGGCCGACGGCGAGCTGTTCGAAGAGGATTCGCGCGACGGGGAGGCGGGTGACGGCCAGCTCGTCCTGGAGCTCGACGGCTTCGAAGGCCCGATCGACGTCCTGCTGCATCTCGCCCGCAAGCAGAAGGTCGACATCACCCGCATTTCCGTCCTGGCGCTGGCCAATCAGTATCTGGCCTTCGTGCAGGACGCGCGGCGCCGGCGCCTCGACCTGGCCGGCGACTACCTGGTCATGGCGGCGTGGCTCATCCTTCTGAAAGCGCGGCTTCTCGCGCCGCAGCGCGCGGCCGAGACGACGGAGGACGACGAGGGCGACGGCGAGGAGATGGCCGAAGCGCTGCGCTTCCAACTGCGGCGCCTACAGGCCATGCGGCAGGCGGGCGAAGCCCTGCTGGGCCGGCCGCAACTCGGTCAGCAGATGTTTCCGCGCGGCGAGCCCTCCACCGAAGAGCCGGACGTTTCAGTCACGTACAGCTGTTCGCTGACGGAATTGCTGCGCGCTTACGCCCGCCAGCTTCAGCGACGCGAAGCGGGGGCACCGCTGCGCGTAGACCCCACGAACCTCTATGCCGTGGAGACGGCGCGCCAGCATCTGGAAGCGGTGCTGGCCCGACTGCACACATGGCAGGCGCTGGAAACCATCCTGCCGCCGGCGGCCGAATCCCGCGTGGCGCAGCGCTCCGCCGTGGCGAGCACAATGGCGGCCAGCCTGGAACTGGCGCGCGAAGGGCGGCTGGACGTGCGACAGGATGCGCCCTTCGAACGGGTCTACGTGCGCCCGTTGACGCGTTCGGCGACGGGGGAGGCGGCATGA
- the scpB gene encoding SMC-Scp complex subunit ScpB translates to MSEVRERDLRVLEALLFASAEPRSERELAHYLQSNVAVATLLAELQSRYEGRGVQLQRVGKAWAFRTAADLADVLRDGGEQQRKLSRAAVETLAIIAYQQPITRAEVETVRGVSLSKGTLDVLVEAGWVQPRGRREAPGRPMTWGTTRAFLDHFGLASLADLPNAAELQDAGLLDRRPASAVLSDHGELAEVPAHGEGDRDAGAAGD, encoded by the coding sequence ATGAGCGAAGTTCGCGAGCGCGATCTGCGTGTGCTGGAAGCGCTGCTGTTCGCTTCGGCGGAGCCGCGCAGCGAGCGCGAGCTTGCCCACTACCTCCAGTCCAACGTGGCGGTGGCGACGCTGCTGGCGGAGCTGCAAAGCCGCTACGAGGGCCGGGGCGTTCAGCTTCAGCGCGTCGGCAAGGCGTGGGCGTTCCGCACGGCCGCCGACCTGGCGGACGTCCTGCGCGACGGCGGCGAACAGCAGCGCAAGCTCTCTCGCGCAGCCGTGGAGACGCTGGCGATCATCGCCTATCAACAACCCATCACGCGGGCGGAGGTCGAAACCGTGCGCGGCGTCAGCCTCAGCAAGGGAACGCTGGACGTGCTCGTGGAGGCGGGGTGGGTCCAACCGCGCGGCCGGCGCGAAGCCCCCGGCCGGCCCATGACCTGGGGCACGACGCGCGCCTTCCTCGACCATTTCGGGCTGGCGAGCCTGGCCGACCTGCCCAACGCTGCGGAGCTTCAGGACGCCGGTTTGCTGGACCGTCGCCCAGCTTCCGCGGTGCTGAGCGACCATGGCGAACTTGCGGAGGTGCCGGCGCACGGCGAGGGGGATCGCGACGCGGGCGCCGCCGGGGACTGA
- a CDS encoding ABC transporter ATP-binding protein → MDILTLENVTHDFGSTRALDSLSIGVEAGELVCLLGPSGCGKTTALRIAAGLEPLQAGRVLLDGEVVADADQDTPPEARSVGLVFQDYALFPHLTVVDNVAFGLRKLPRRRRRERAMAVLRQVGMAELADAHPHMLSGGQQQRVAVARALAPRPRVMLMDEPFSGLDVTLRHQVRDETLHILKQTGTATLMVTHDPEEAMFMADRVVLMRGGRIVQMGTPAQLYAAPANEFVAAFFGDINRLHGVVRQGRVSTPLGELDAGRLPEGAPANVLVRPEAVRLHPVDGDAASGARTGRVLASRLLGRSSVVHLVLDNPADSGSIQADRAGPHVHARVPGRFLPPENTCVEIDIDPYQAFVFPAHEDAA, encoded by the coding sequence ATGGATATCCTGACCCTCGAGAACGTCACGCACGACTTCGGCAGCACCCGCGCGCTCGATAGCCTTTCGATCGGCGTGGAAGCGGGTGAGCTCGTCTGCCTGCTCGGCCCATCGGGATGTGGCAAAACCACCGCCCTTCGCATCGCGGCAGGCCTGGAACCGCTCCAGGCCGGACGGGTGCTGCTCGACGGCGAGGTGGTGGCCGACGCGGACCAAGACACACCGCCGGAAGCCCGCAGCGTGGGGCTGGTGTTCCAGGACTACGCGCTCTTCCCCCACCTGACCGTGGTGGACAACGTCGCGTTCGGGCTGCGGAAGCTGCCGCGCCGGCGCCGGCGTGAGCGCGCCATGGCCGTGCTGCGGCAGGTTGGTATGGCCGAGTTGGCGGACGCGCACCCGCACATGCTCTCTGGCGGGCAGCAGCAGCGGGTGGCGGTGGCACGGGCATTGGCGCCGCGCCCGCGGGTCATGCTGATGGACGAGCCGTTTTCGGGCCTGGACGTCACGCTGCGCCACCAAGTTCGTGACGAGACGCTGCACATCCTCAAGCAGACCGGGACGGCGACGCTCATGGTCACGCACGACCCCGAAGAGGCCATGTTCATGGCCGACCGGGTCGTCCTCATGCGCGGCGGGCGGATCGTGCAGATGGGCACGCCGGCGCAGCTCTACGCCGCCCCCGCGAACGAGTTCGTGGCCGCTTTTTTCGGGGACATCAACCGCTTGCACGGCGTCGTTCGCCAGGGCCGCGTGAGCACGCCGCTCGGCGAGCTGGACGCCGGGCGCCTGCCGGAGGGGGCGCCCGCCAACGTGCTGGTACGCCCGGAAGCCGTGCGGCTGCACCCGGTGGACGGCGACGCCGCATCCGGCGCCCGCACCGGGCGCGTTTTGGCATCCCGGCTGCTGGGGCGGAGTTCCGTCGTCCACCTGGTGCTGGACAACCCCGCTGACTCGGGATCGATTCAGGCCGATCGTGCGGGACCGCACGTCCATGCGCGTGTGCCGGGCCGATTCCTGCCGCCGGAGAACACCTGCGTGGAAATCGACATCGACCCCTATCAGGCATTCGTCTTCCCGGCCCACGAAGATGCGGCGTAA